Proteins found in one Diorhabda sublineata isolate icDioSubl1.1 chromosome 9, icDioSubl1.1, whole genome shotgun sequence genomic segment:
- the LOC130448790 gene encoding uncharacterized protein LOC130448790 yields MFPKLFIFAAIVALAFASPVAEPKADPKPSLIAAAYTAPVVAAPLTTYSYPYAYASYVAPSVYSAGLTAYSPYTGSYVVV; encoded by the exons ATGTTCCCGAAATTG ttcATCTTTGCTGCAATCGTGGCTTTAGCTTTTGCTTCTCCAGTCGCCGAACCAAAAGCTGATCCCAAACCGAGTTTAATTGCTGCTGCGTATACCGCACCGGTTGTAGCTGCACCTCTAACTACTTATTCCTATCCATATGCGTATGCTAGTTACGTAGCACCATCAGTTTACAGCGCCGGTTTGACCGCATATTCGCCTTATACTGGATCTTATGTAGTTGTTTAA